A region of Acidithiobacillus ferridurans DNA encodes the following proteins:
- the iscX gene encoding Fe-S cluster assembly protein IscX — protein MRWTDTSELAIALDEAHPDADVAHLRFTDLHRWILELPDFEGEPEKSSEGILEAIQMAWLAEKD, from the coding sequence ATGCGCTGGACCGACACCTCGGAGCTTGCCATTGCCCTGGATGAAGCCCACCCGGACGCCGATGTGGCCCATCTGCGTTTCACCGACCTGCACCGCTGGATATTGGAACTCCCTGATTTTGAAGGCGAGCCCGAAAAGTCCAGCGAAGGCATCCTCGAAGCCATCCAGATGGCCTGGTTGGCGGAGAAGGACTGA
- the iscA gene encoding iron-sulfur cluster assembly protein IscA — translation MALTLSESAARQVRKSIAKRGKGVGIRIGVKTSGCSGLSYVMEFVDVPNPEDLVFPHDDVSLFVDPKSLIYLDGTELDFTREGLNEGFRFNNPNVKDACGCGESFTT, via the coding sequence ATGGCTTTGACCTTATCGGAAAGTGCGGCGCGGCAGGTACGCAAGAGTATTGCCAAACGCGGCAAGGGTGTGGGTATCCGCATCGGTGTGAAAACCAGCGGCTGCTCGGGGTTGTCGTATGTCATGGAGTTTGTGGATGTCCCCAACCCGGAAGATCTGGTGTTTCCCCATGATGACGTGAGTCTTTTCGTGGACCCCAAAAGTCTCATTTATCTGGATGGCACCGAACTGGACTTCACCCGCGAAGGCTTGAACGAGGGATTCCGTTTTAATAATCCCAACGTGAAAGATGCCTGCGGCTGCGGTGAGAGCTTTACGACCTGA
- the hscB gene encoding Fe-S protein assembly co-chaperone HscB, whose product MGAPPALCASCGAVQPFRADLSLYAVAGLPETYDLDVQTLRTQVLALQKGLHPDRFANAEPAARRYSLEWSTRLNEALAILRDPLRRADYLLQRQGVDALGEQVKVADPELLMTQMIYRERLEDLVAARDLSGMEALRQEVDTAATGVVQRLRRLLGVLPCVEPEAAGAALRELQFLDKLLGEIDRREEHLQNA is encoded by the coding sequence TTGGGTGCTCCGCCCGCGCTTTGCGCTTCTTGCGGGGCGGTGCAGCCCTTCCGCGCGGACCTGTCCTTGTATGCGGTGGCGGGCTTGCCCGAAACGTATGACCTGGACGTGCAGACGCTGCGCACGCAAGTGTTGGCGCTGCAAAAAGGCCTGCATCCGGACCGCTTCGCCAATGCGGAACCGGCGGCAAGACGCTATTCCCTGGAGTGGAGTACCCGCCTTAATGAGGCCTTGGCCATATTGCGGGACCCCCTGCGGCGTGCCGATTATCTCCTGCAACGGCAAGGCGTGGACGCGTTGGGTGAGCAGGTGAAGGTCGCTGACCCGGAACTGCTGATGACCCAGATGATCTATCGCGAACGTCTGGAAGATCTGGTGGCGGCACGCGACCTGTCGGGCATGGAGGCTTTGCGTCAGGAAGTGGATACGGCAGCGACCGGGGTGGTGCAACGTCTCCGGAGATTATTGGGTGTTTTACCCTGTGTTGAGCCGGAAGCGGCGGGCGCGGCGCTGCGCGAGTTACAATTTCTCGATAAGCTTCTCGGCGAGATAGACCGCCGCGAAGAGCATTTGCAGAATGCCTGA
- the hscA gene encoding Fe-S protein assembly chaperone HscA, with translation MALMQIAEPGTAADPHRRRLAIGIDLGTTHSLVASVLSAVPTVMRDHDGKYLLPSVVRYLGGGGIHVGYPAVAAAGQDPHNTIASVKRLMGRGHGDVQTLAGHLPYDLVPGEGMVRLRTVAGEKSPVEVSAEILRVLKERAVETLGGEPEGAVITVPAYFDEAQRQATKDAARLAGLNVLRLLAEPTAAAVAYGLDKGSEGIFAIYDLGGGTFDISILRLQAGVFEVLATAGDSALGGDDMDHAVAEWLMQEEGGDASDPLWRRQVLQQARTAKEALSAVDETMIALTPSGRAAREIKLSRGQLESLIQPVIQRSLPACRRALRDAGLKLTDIDGVVLVGGATRVPAVRAMVEAFFQQKPLTDIDPDQVVALGAAIQADALIGNQREDLLLMDVLPLSLGLETMGGLVEKIIPRNTPIPVARAQEFTTFKDGQTAMSVHVVQGERDLVQDCRSLARFSLRGIPPMVAGAARIRVTFQVDADGLLAVRAEETSTGVRSEVVVKPSYGLNDEEIARMLQDSFTHGAEDVVRRRLSEAKVEGERVREALRTALAADADLLDPAEREALDKASAALINALSGDDAGVITAAAEAVETAAEPLVQRRMDSALRRAITGRSIDDLGD, from the coding sequence ATGGCGTTAATGCAAATTGCAGAACCGGGCACGGCCGCTGATCCCCATCGGCGGCGGCTGGCTATCGGTATCGACCTGGGAACCACCCATTCGCTGGTGGCCTCCGTATTGTCGGCGGTGCCCACCGTCATGCGCGATCATGACGGTAAATATCTGCTGCCTTCGGTGGTGCGTTACCTCGGTGGCGGCGGTATTCACGTCGGCTATCCCGCGGTCGCCGCCGCCGGGCAGGACCCGCACAATACCATCGCCTCGGTGAAACGCCTGATGGGGCGCGGCCACGGCGATGTGCAGACTCTTGCCGGGCACTTACCTTACGACCTTGTTCCTGGAGAGGGTATGGTGCGCCTGCGCACGGTGGCGGGTGAAAAATCCCCCGTAGAGGTGTCTGCCGAAATATTGCGGGTACTCAAAGAGCGGGCAGTGGAAACCCTGGGTGGCGAACCGGAGGGCGCGGTGATCACGGTGCCCGCTTATTTCGACGAGGCCCAGCGTCAGGCCACCAAAGATGCGGCCCGTCTGGCGGGGCTGAACGTGCTGCGCCTGCTGGCCGAGCCGACCGCGGCGGCGGTGGCCTATGGCTTGGACAAGGGCAGTGAAGGCATTTTTGCCATCTACGATCTGGGCGGCGGAACCTTCGATATTTCCATATTGCGCCTACAGGCCGGAGTCTTTGAGGTGCTGGCGACCGCCGGTGATTCCGCACTTGGCGGTGACGATATGGATCATGCGGTGGCCGAATGGCTGATGCAGGAGGAGGGCGGTGATGCGTCCGATCCCCTCTGGCGGCGGCAGGTGCTGCAGCAGGCGCGTACCGCCAAAGAGGCGCTCAGTGCCGTAGACGAAACGATGATAGCGCTGACGCCTTCCGGTCGCGCGGCCCGCGAGATAAAGCTGTCGCGTGGCCAGTTGGAATCACTGATTCAGCCGGTGATCCAACGGTCCCTCCCGGCTTGTCGGCGGGCGCTGCGGGATGCCGGGTTAAAACTGACTGATATTGACGGTGTGGTGCTGGTGGGCGGCGCCACCCGTGTCCCCGCCGTGCGCGCGATGGTGGAGGCGTTCTTTCAGCAGAAGCCGCTGACGGACATCGACCCCGATCAGGTGGTGGCCCTGGGTGCCGCCATTCAGGCCGATGCCCTGATAGGCAATCAGCGTGAAGATTTGTTGCTCATGGACGTGCTGCCACTGTCCCTTGGTCTGGAGACCATGGGCGGACTGGTGGAGAAAATCATTCCCCGCAACACCCCCATTCCGGTGGCACGGGCGCAGGAGTTCACCACCTTCAAGGATGGTCAGACGGCCATGAGCGTCCACGTCGTGCAGGGGGAACGCGATCTGGTGCAGGACTGTCGTTCGCTGGCGCGCTTCAGTCTGCGCGGCATTCCCCCCATGGTGGCCGGTGCCGCAAGGATTCGCGTGACTTTTCAGGTGGACGCCGATGGCCTGCTGGCGGTGCGTGCAGAGGAAACCAGTACGGGGGTGCGTTCGGAAGTTGTCGTCAAACCGTCTTATGGTCTGAATGATGAAGAAATCGCCAGGATGTTGCAGGACTCGTTCACCCATGGCGCCGAAGATGTGGTCAGACGACGCCTGTCAGAAGCCAAAGTGGAGGGTGAGCGCGTGCGCGAAGCCTTGCGTACGGCTTTGGCCGCCGATGCCGACCTGCTGGATCCGGCGGAGCGGGAAGCCCTGGACAAGGCCAGTGCCGCGTTGATCAATGCCTTGTCGGGTGACGACGCCGGCGTGATCACCGCCGCCGCGGAGGCGGTGGAAACCGCCGCGGAACCGCTGGTGCAGCGGCGTATGGACAGTGCCCTGCGCCGCGCCATCACCGGCCGTTCCATTGACGATCTGGGAGATTGA
- a CDS encoding patatin-like phospholipase family protein translates to MTIGLALGSGAARGWAHIGVISALSDQGIVPDIVCGTSIGALVGASYVSNNLEKLEKWVCSLTKLETAKFFAINMSLNGFVNKERLHYFLNKYVADDDSKIEDIVNKKYASVATELQTGSEIWLTDGSILDAVFSSISMPGLFPAVKNNGRWLIDGGLVNPVPVSVCRALGADVVIAVTLNDDIVGKHLQNNKVIKTQDTGVTGKISDLITAYTASIFPATGDEEQPPSLFDAIAGSVNIMQDRITRSRMAGDPPDILLSPKLSHIGLLEFYRAGEAITEGKKCVQSMLPEIQHLLGIS, encoded by the coding sequence ATGACTATTGGCCTGGCTCTTGGCAGCGGCGCGGCCCGCGGGTGGGCGCATATAGGGGTGATAAGCGCGCTGAGTGATCAAGGAATCGTACCGGATATCGTTTGTGGTACGTCCATAGGCGCGCTGGTCGGCGCATCCTATGTTTCCAACAATCTTGAGAAGCTGGAGAAATGGGTTTGTTCACTGACCAAGCTTGAAACAGCCAAATTTTTTGCCATCAACATGTCGTTGAATGGTTTTGTCAATAAAGAGCGGCTACATTATTTCCTCAATAAATATGTGGCAGATGATGACTCAAAAATAGAGGACATAGTTAACAAAAAATATGCATCGGTAGCAACCGAATTGCAAACCGGAAGCGAGATCTGGTTGACGGATGGTTCCATTTTGGATGCCGTCTTTTCGTCCATATCCATGCCCGGCCTCTTTCCGGCAGTCAAGAACAACGGCAGGTGGCTCATAGATGGCGGATTGGTGAATCCCGTCCCCGTTTCGGTCTGTCGGGCTCTTGGCGCCGATGTCGTTATTGCCGTAACGTTGAACGATGATATCGTTGGAAAACACCTTCAAAATAACAAAGTCATAAAAACACAGGATACCGGCGTTACCGGAAAAATATCAGACCTGATCACTGCATATACAGCCTCGATATTTCCGGCGACAGGCGATGAGGAGCAACCACCCAGCCTCTTTGATGCCATCGCCGGCTCGGTGAATATCATGCAGGACAGAATCACCAGAAGCCGCATGGCCGGAGATCCTCCGGATATCCTGCTTTCTCCGAAGCTGTCCCACATTGGCTTACTGGAGTTTTATCGCGCCGGCGAAGCCATCACGGAGGGGAAAAAATGCGTACAGAGCATGTTACCGGAAATACAGCACCTGTTGGGTATATCCTGA
- the mnmA gene encoding tRNA 2-thiouridine(34) synthase MnmA, translating into MAEKKALIALSGGVDSAVAALLMQEQGYELTGVTMRLWPRSRCCDEKDIEDAAEICARLGIPYTVLDYREAFRRQVVDVFVAEYQAGRTPNPCARCNQFLKFDALLAEGEKLGATMLATGHYARLAETSSGTALLRGRDDAKDQSYFLFAIAAGILPRLRFPVGGMNKDEVRAVARKHGLPVAAKQDSQDICFVPDGDYRRFLEDYAGLDMAQEGEMVDSSGQVLGQHPGTLNFTVGQRKGLGGGSDQPRYVLALDSTRNRVIVGREDELYRNVVSLAECNWLADLSPNETHAVTAKLRYRSRAESATLHLLSDARAELRFPEPQRAVTPGQAAVCYLGERLLGGGWIQGTE; encoded by the coding sequence ATGGCCGAAAAAAAAGCCCTCATCGCCCTCTCGGGAGGAGTGGATTCTGCCGTAGCGGCCCTGCTTATGCAGGAGCAGGGCTACGAACTCACCGGTGTGACCATGCGCCTGTGGCCCAGGAGCCGCTGCTGCGATGAAAAAGATATCGAAGACGCCGCCGAGATCTGCGCCCGTCTAGGGATTCCCTACACGGTGCTGGATTATCGCGAGGCGTTCCGGCGTCAGGTGGTCGACGTGTTTGTCGCCGAATATCAGGCGGGGCGCACGCCCAATCCTTGTGCGCGCTGCAATCAGTTCCTCAAGTTCGATGCCCTGCTGGCGGAGGGCGAAAAGTTGGGCGCCACGATGCTGGCGACGGGCCATTATGCGCGGCTGGCGGAAACCTCCTCGGGTACTGCTCTGCTGCGTGGCCGTGACGATGCCAAAGATCAATCCTATTTTCTTTTCGCCATTGCTGCGGGGATATTGCCCCGCCTGCGCTTTCCCGTGGGTGGCATGAACAAGGACGAGGTGCGCGCCGTGGCCCGAAAGCATGGCCTGCCCGTGGCCGCCAAGCAGGACTCACAGGATATCTGCTTTGTCCCGGACGGCGACTACCGCCGCTTTCTGGAGGATTACGCCGGGCTGGACATGGCGCAGGAAGGAGAGATGGTTGACAGCAGCGGGCAGGTGCTGGGCCAGCATCCGGGTACGCTCAACTTCACCGTAGGGCAGCGCAAAGGACTGGGTGGCGGCAGTGACCAGCCGCGCTATGTCCTTGCGCTGGACTCAACCAGGAACCGGGTAATCGTCGGCAGAGAGGATGAGCTCTACCGCAATGTGGTCAGCCTGGCCGAGTGCAACTGGCTGGCGGATTTATCCCCCAACGAAACCCATGCCGTGACCGCAAAACTGCGTTACCGCTCCCGCGCCGAGTCGGCCACGCTGCACCTGCTCTCCGATGCCCGGGCCGAACTCCGCTTTCCCGAGCCGCAACGCGCCGTTACCCCCGGTCAGGCTGCCGTCTGCTACCTAGGTGAGCGCCTGCTGGGCGGAGGCTGGATTCAGGGCACGGAATAG
- the fdx gene encoding ISC system 2Fe-2S type ferredoxin: MTKIRVLPNPEVCPEGAEFDAEPGETIITAALRNDIHIEHACEMSCACTTCHVILRAGFDSLVPAEEKEEDLLDKAWGLEPTSRLSCQAKVTDTELVIEIPKYTINLEKERH; encoded by the coding sequence ATGACAAAAATACGCGTCCTGCCGAACCCGGAAGTCTGTCCCGAGGGGGCGGAGTTCGACGCTGAGCCGGGGGAGACCATCATCACCGCGGCGCTGCGCAATGATATTCACATTGAGCATGCCTGCGAGATGTCCTGCGCCTGCACTACCTGTCATGTGATTCTGCGCGCGGGTTTTGACAGTCTCGTCCCTGCGGAAGAAAAAGAAGAGGATTTGCTCGATAAGGCCTGGGGCCTGGAGCCGACCTCCCGCCTCAGTTGCCAGGCGAAAGTGACGGATACCGAACTGGTCATCGAAATCCCCAAATACACCATCAATCTGGAAAAGGAGCGGCACTGA